ACAGTTTACAGTCTCATCTTTGGTTTAGTGTACTACAGTTGTGCCTGCACAGTTTTCCAGTGCAATGAGATTATAcaaaagattataaagatgtgtCCACTGCAAGTTTGACCTCCAATACAAGATTTGGGATAATCTTGATAAACTGTACTTTAAAGAGATCAATGACACAGGTCTCTGTTTGTAAAATTTACCTTTATTCAAACTATTAGGTAAAGAATGAAAAGGAGGAGAATTGAACGTGAGAGCTACTGAGGTTCACTGTGCAGAATCGGCACCAGCAGGCTTTAGTCCCAGGGCCTCTTTTTGGTCTGAGCTGTCCTTAGAGATGCACAAGGCCCTCAGTTCCTGCATGAAGTTGTAAAATGTTAGCCAGTCTAAAAGGTATTCCACACAACATTCAAACATAGCTGGATAACACCAACCAACAATGCACAGCAACACTTTGACATGAGTGATGACTAACCCTATAGGGTGAGGCTTTCCTGATGGGGTCTTTGATTTCACTTCTGTGAAACGACTTGTCTACAGAGATGCCCAAAGCTTTTGCTTTCGTAACCAAGGCTTCATACTCCTGCCAATTATgtttagtaaataaaaacaacctctAAACCAGAAAATATCAAACAAAGCTGCAAATCTACAATTCAACTGTCACAATTTAACATATTGAAATGTCATTGGGATAATTGTAGACCAACCTGTAATTCTTGATAGAAGTCATCCTTCAAATCTTTGTTGGTGGTGTCTTTGGACTCAAATAGTTCCTACAggtgaaaacacacttttatttcttcttgtaTACTAACAGCAaatcacagaagaaaaaaaaaaacaattaagcaATGCAAATCAAAGAATGACAGTGAGACTGAAAGCATCAAGCCATATTACAGGCAGTAGTGTTTCTTACACTTCACACCAACAAAATGTTTGAATAGAATAAACACCATACTGATTGACCAGATTGATTTAACTAGTCAGAATAAGCACAGAGCGCAAAAAACgacacatttaaaactttaccTTGATGTTTTCAGTCGCAGTTTTGTCTCCCTGTCCAAAGGCAAGTGCCACCCAGAGTTTAAGCTGGTCCCTTTCCTTAATTTCTTCCATAGCCTTTACCTGCCGCTTCAGCACCAAGGCCCTCAACTcacttttctgctgttttgcCAGAGTGGCCTCAGTGTGCTTCCTCTTCAGCTCTTCATAATCCTGCTCAACCTGAAGGGCACATAAATCAGAGGAAACAGGCACACAATGCTCAGCATTTATCAATTTGAAATTAATGACTTGACAAACAGATGTGAGCAGGATACCTGTGCATATTCCGACTCTAACTGCTGTTGCTTAAAGGACAGATCACGACTCTCCTCCAGTATACGTACAGTAATATTCTTGTCCCTCTGTTGGAAACATTTTGACAAGTTTACATTATACCTGTGACCTTTCTAAATATGATCATACTTTAACAATGATACAGTTGTACAGTATAAGGCAGCGTGATGCTTTTTGCAggctaaagaaataaaaaacttaaaatgaagCTGTTGACCTTTAATGTCTGTGCCATGGAACGTCTTTTGTCAACCAGCTCTTGGTAGCTCTTTTTGGAAACTTCCTCCATTGTCTGCAGAGACTCGCgcaggtgtttgtttttctgcacagcTGTGGCTATTCTACTATTCAGTTGCTTCAACTTTTTCTTCTCAAATTCAAGATGCTTCTAAAAAATGGTACAGGGACAAAATAATCAGCCATCACCTAGAACAAACTGTcctccattcagctttttataAGCACTTAACTATGTGCAGAATTTTATTACATCAAACCAAAcgtttttttataaaacaaaaaataaataacttgcTAATGATGAcattagttttcttttctgttattCTGATTTAAAGACACTGATGTCATGAAAGtggaataaatataataaataggTTTTTCCCCACTTATCAATGATAGCTTTATGTATTTAGTTTAGGTCTTAAATATGCCTTACCTCTATGTTGTCCTTGTTAAACTTGTCCAAATTTGTCATTATAATGACTCTGTTGAGATTTTGCCAAGCTTTCTCATGCTCCATTACAATACTTCTTATCCGGTTTACCATTCTCAGATCGATCTGTTGGATCTCAGAGATTGATTTTGTCCTGTACTCGTTCACCATAATTTCGACTTTTTGGTCATAATTGGCCtccatttctattaaaaaagcAACAGGAGAATTCAGTTTACAAAGTGAGTATACAATagtactttttaaattcatcTTAGAAATAGACATTTATTACCGCTTGCCCGCTGTTTGTAGCTCTCCTTTAGTTCTGTCAGTTCGTTGTCTTGTTTCTATTATGTATTTAAAGTTGACAGGTTTGTATGTTTAGGTTCTTACTTGTTGAAATCAAACAATGGAAAACTACAAGCATATAAAATCTAGTGAGAAATATACTGGACCCTGCTTTCCCACCTGCTTGAGATTCCTCATGAGGATTCCAGTGCAGGactgtttctctcttttgtccACCTGTAAAAGGTGCGTTTTCCCCTGAAGCTCGACTTCCGACTCCACATATTCTTTCTGGGTCTTAGACGTTTTGGCGATGGTGTCCAGCTTTAGTTCACAGATCACATTGTGTTGTGAAGTCTCCAACTGTATCAGCTTCTGCTGACACTCCTTGAATCAATAGTAAAATGTGTTCAGATGTGAAATATATCTACAGTACCTATTAAACATGATTTACTGGGTgtgatttaataataaataatttgtctgGCTTTGCTTCAAGCAACTTTGAAAAAGTGCAATATATGGACAGAGTGATAAATGTCATTGCAAGATTCTCACAAATGTCATAtctatgtttttaatttgtatttaaagaaaCTGACAATTTGAAAATTCAGCTTTTAGCTAAGAGGAAAAAAGATTAAGAGATTAATTaatctaataattatatatacacattacTTGTTTAAGACTTTATACTTAACAAAGATGATCCCAATACGTTTCAGACAGGGATGTACACCAATTATTTTgggtaaaataattaaattcataTTAAGTGTCAGCAGTATCTGATGCAGGTGTCTGCATCAGAAGACAGAAGACTGGagcaataataaaatactacTACATTAATGCATCAGTATTAACAATCTGACACAGACATTTTCCAAGGTGTACCCTAGTACTACTGCACATTATAACAAGAGGTGGTTCTACAGTTTTGGACCCCCGAGCTGTACTGGCTTGTATTAGAATCTAATGAAGAGGCTGGTACACCAAACAACACTACCTGGtgatttcaaaattaaaatgtattttataaaattataaactaCTAAATACTCATGTATCATTATTGGTGAAGCACCTGTTAACACGTAATGTGGTTAAATTTAGCTCTATGTTTACCAGTAATGATCTTCGGCCCTTATCTTTTATAAATTACTGCACattttgctatttatttattgtcctttaccaactgagctacagccgcccccactgcatgttttgccataattaccataattatAGTATTTCTTAAAtgcattgtctttttttagttgaatgctttgtcttttttacttgATCTTTTACTTAATCtgcttaatattttatttaaataaaaaaaacatttaaatagttCATGTAGTGAAGATTTTAAGGCCAATACGTGTATTTCATTTTGCTGTATATGGGGCTGTGAccctgcagactgctcagaggggtcatgctgacccttgtccttcaagacattattaagaccacaattggtaatgttgtggctgatccaTGTAACATATACATTATTAGATATATCATAACACTTCTGCCCACAGAAGTTTGTGCAAGGCTTACTTGAACTTCTGCTAGCTGACGTCTCTGTGCGTCTTGTTTCAACCAGAGTTTTTCTCTTATCCTGGCCTTGGTCTCCTCCAGGTGCTTCTTGCTTATATGCCAGCGTCTTTGGGCCTTGTTTGTCTCTATCATaatgctctttttttgtttgtgctccCTCTCGACTTCCTTTTGTAGTTTACAACACTCTTCCCAAAGCTGAAGGTAAAACAGTGCATTCAGAAGCATATAATATATAAgtagtatatatatattataagtattcagaccctttgcaaaCAACACTCTACTTTCTATCAGAGCACTGTGATCACTATCAGACCAAATGCCCTGAGGTCAAAGAagctgcctgcagagctcagacaCAGGATTACTGCAAGGCATAGATCTAGAAAAGTCCTCAAAAACTTTCTGCTGTGCTGCAGGTTTCCAAGAGCACTGTGGACTCCATAATCCTCAAATGGAGGAATTAtggcacaaccaggactcttccaaaTGCTGCCACCCAGCCAAACagaaattctctggtctgataaaACCAATATTGAACTGTATGGCCTCAATTCTAAATGTTGTTTGGGGGAAACCCGGCACCGCTCATCACCTGGAGTTAAGCATGGTGGTGACAGCATCATTCTGTGGGTTGTTTTTTAGCAGCAGGGTGTGGGAGAATGTCAGGGTTGGGggaaagctgaatggagtaCAGAGATACCCTCAATGAAACCCTTTTCCGTAGCGCCCAGGACCCCAGACTGACCCGAAGGTTTACCTTTTAACATGATAACAATcttaagcacacagccaagaaaACACAGGATCGGCTcagggacaactctgtgaatgtcctagtgtggcccagccagagcccttTGAACATCTCTAGacagacctgaaaatggctgtcatgtgaggttttttttgtgtttttaaaaatgttttttacagaaattTCTAAAAGGGGGgtgtctgaaaactttctgaatgcagcTTGTTAGTATGAGAGTTAAAACATGAAGGACAATTTCTACATTCTACTGGACTTAGGTTCACCAACTATGGTTGTCAAGTAGATTATCACTTCAGACTTAAAGTACAGTCTGGCCAGCTGCTAAGCtctgaacacagacacaatttgttgtacatgcacacagaagGAGGCACCAAGCAACACATACAGCTGAGCAACTAGAGCTCCTGTTTCTGCTCTGTGCTATTCAAATGacattaaactaaaaataaccaccttgggaaaaaacaaagcaagcaTTGCAGTACATACCAGTCCCAGGGATGGGTGCCAAAGTGATGTCTTGACACCCTCTAATTCAATCCAAACTTGGAAGGTGGGAGACACTAGACTTATGGCCAATTTTCAAATTGTGACACCCTGCTTTTtaagcatattaaaaaaaaagaaatctggaCAAACTCATTATGAAGCTTCACAAGTTTCATGTTAACATTGACCTATTTAgcaaatatagtttttattaaaaaaaaaaaaacagcttttaattttaatattgtgaaatattaaatgacacaaatactatgtgtttactttttttgaaaacaatttttgtcAATGCAATTCTATTAAACAGGTCATATTATGCTTAAAGTATAACGCTTATATTCAGGGGTTTTACagaaacaaatttcaaaaagGGCTTATTTATTTCATATCTCTATATGCAACAGCTAAGATATTCAACCCTAACAATGCAATGAGTAGTCCTTTATTTCTTAACCAACATCTCAGAAGACATATCCTGTGGTTGTGTAAAACCTGTAACTCTGTATCAGAAGGGCCAAATTATGACCTGCATACCACAATGCAAAGAGAAATCAATTTTTCGTCCCTCATGGAACAGGCCTATTTCAAGATAATGAGAGGATTCATCTgagattatttaaatgttttaacattgttTAGGTTTCACCTGAATATCTGGTTATTTTTGAATGAAGCCCAGTAAGGTTGGGTTTTGACAAGTCAAAATTACAACGTgataagacattttaatttttctattcATATCAATCTCATTATACCCCCATTAGCCACATCATTAACATAGTGGACACTGTTCTGAATTGGCACTCTGATCACTGCTGCCCAGGCTGTGATGACCTGTGTATTCTGACACTTGTCAGTTATGGTCAGCATTAAATGTGTcccccatgctgacccctgtccaccacttTACTTTGGGGCGTTTATACTGTGGCTGATCACTGAACGTTGAACAGCTTGCTATGATAGTTAACTACATTAAGTTAGACATCAGCTCTGACCTCATCCTTTGATTTTTCTGACGTGGAAGAGCGGTCCACCATTGCAGGAGACTTCTTCACCTTCTTTGTGGCTTTACCATCAGTCTTTATTGGcagaacagacacaaacaaaattgATAAGTCTTAGCTAAGCAATTTCTGTTAGTTAAGCATCAGCCAGATACAGATACTGACATCTTTTCATTAAGTTGACTGTCCTTTTTTTGCTTCTCACTGATGCTCAGCTACCCTTGGCCTGCTAACTGAACAGCTTTGTTAATTAATGTAGTTAATGACAACAGCATTTACTCACCATTGTAGAGTgtttctcagacacacacaaatgttggCAGTTGAACGTAAACAAGATATGTTGTCATGGCAACTATGAATCCAGATTTGGGCATATGAAATCTAAGACAGAAggaatttttaaattacaaaattgcctcgatacaatcctgtctctgaggtctacagacaattccttggacttcatgactTGGCTATGTACCTTAGACAGATGTacgcttttccaaatcatgtccaataaaCTACATTTCTACGTTGACTCCAATCAagctgtagaaacatctcaaggatgatcagtgggaACAGGATGCATCagaattttgagtgtcatggcaaaggccatgaatacttttgtacattttatttttgttttggtttttatttttaataaatttgcaaaaatttcaacacatttctttcatgttgttaTTATGGGGTCTTGTTTGttgaattttgaggaaaataatgaatctgacccattttggaataaggctgtaacataaaatgtgaatactttctggatacACTGTcgtatatgttattattattattatcatcatgaTCTCTTATACTTATTTGGCACCTAGCTAATTGGGAATATTTCAGCTAAAAACAgcattcaaacttcaaaacgttcAGCTTATAAAAGACATTACTGCTTGTATATGACTCTGTTGCGTGTACTTTGCCACTTCGAGTTATATACCTCCCAACTGTGCTGCATCTATACATTTTGTGCATTGATTGTGGGGAGAATATCCACTGTGCTTAGGACCAAACTCAAACTCAATTCAATAATACAGCATTATTACTCATATACGGctctttaatatcttttataataatttagttttcactttttaaaattaataccTTTGATGATGTAATCAGTGATGTCACATAATTGTCTTTGAAGTTTTTGCTTTTAGAGTTTTAAGGGAAATTGGCTTTGACGTTTGCCTAAAAGTATATACATTTTCAGCCATTTCAGCAAtgacagttcagcttttttcagctttacttGAAAAATCCTTTCAGTGCCAAAGCATcagtgaattcttttttttggaaatttattttttttgttaaatgttgacgaaaaaaaagaaacctgctTCCATCTTACGTAGATGGtttcaagggggatgcaaattTTTGCATTGCTCGGTTTGTATTGATAAGTTTAAACTTTTTCACTTAACTGTACTATATGGCCAATTGGACAGGTAGCTTACAGCCAGCTTTCTTTGTTTAACAGGATTATTGATTATTCACAGCTGCGCACTGCTAAAACCATTGGTGGATTGGGGACTAATCCATAAATGGcactgaaaataatgacattgtGATGTGTCACAAACATTACAGTGAAAAAAGAATACACAAAGCTCTACACAGATCCATTTTAGgatttgaatttttattgtGTGATGACATAAACCGTTAACAGTACAgaactgtaaatgtctgtggAATATTTATAATACTTATAAAACCTGGGTCAGTACTTAAAGCACATTGGTCTTTACTGGAACATGCTCTTAAATGATACATTGCATTTattgaaatattgtaaaatagcatgaacatttttttttcatggtgtGGGAAACTTTTGTATCAAGGTTCTAATTCCAATGGGATTTCGATGTAGAGATCTCTAATGTTTTCCTTCATAGCTGACTTTGCTGTGACTGGATTCCTCTGCTAGTTGTAGCCAACATGTGCAGCTCAAAGATAAAACAGCTTATCTGAAAGCTGGATGGCTGGTTCCAAGTGCAGGTACTGACCAGACAGGAAAGCCAGTTTGTGGGCATCCTTGCATGGTGCTGGAACAAGAATGGTGCCTGGCCAGTTCCAATACAAATGGCAAATCTTGAATGTTAACCTGAAGTGGGACAAAGTAATAATACTGTGTTATGCATCTAaccatacatttacattaaagccATATGATGTAAGACAATAGATCATATGATAATctgataattaaaaataatgatttgaaCTAATATTCTGACTGCCTTTTCtaattgtgctgttttttattcAGCATGCAAACATTTTCCAGTTTATTAGATAAACCTAATTCCTAACTTCATGTTCAGCTCAGAAACCCGTCACCTGCATAAGTTGTCTGATGACTCAGTCATCATTTGTCTGATCACAGATGACAGAGCACAGAGAACTGATCCAGGACTTTGTGGACTGGTGCCAGCAGAGCTGCCTCTAGATCAATGCACGGAAAGCAAAAGGACATTGACAGAGTGGTCTCCCACAAATACCTGGCTATTCACCTAAACAGTAAACTACACTGGACAAATAACACAGACACCCTTTATGCGAAAGGACAGAGCAGACTCTCTGCTTAGACTAAGGTCTTTTGGAGAGCAAGGATCACTACTGGAGACCTTTGACTCTGTTTTGGCCTCATAGTCTGCTGGTGCAGTAGCATCTCTACAGCACAAGTTGTTCAGGAAGGCCAGCTCAGTCCTGGACAAAGTACAGGAGGTGGGAGAAAGGAGGATGGTAGGCAAGCTATCATCCCAGCTGGAGAACAAATCTCAACCCATGTATGACACACTGACATCTCTGAGCAGCTCCCTCAGTGACAGACTGTTACATCCTAAGTGCCTAAAGGCGCGATATTGTAagtcttttctccctgctgctgtcagactttacaaCCTGAGCTGGTCCCAGTGAACCAATACTCACTATAATATACATTCCTACTACTGACTGTAACACAGTGCAGTAACATCAACCccagtgcaaatgtttgtttattgtatacttatttgtactgtatactattttttATCCTTTACAGAAATTCTTGCTGTATTCTCACATACTCCCCCTCTGAATAAAGTCTAGACaatgtcaggattccagtgcatgtgtgaaggaGGCTTTTGATAAGAATCAATTCTCAATCCTAAAGGTACATTCCATTCTGAGGTCTGAAGGTATAAGACAAAGCTAACAGGACCAGAACATGGTGCTGACACATGAAACCCACCTTCATAGCTATGAAGTCCTTCCTCATTTTCTCAGGGATTCCAGTCATGAAGGAAAGCTCTGGAACCAAAAGCATCTCTCCAGTAAtgatttgctgcaaaaaaatcaatattataaaaatcTACATAGTAATTTATCTACTGCTCCTATGCTAGAAATAAAATGCTtcagaaataaatcatttttgtgaaCTTGCTTATGTTTATATGCTGCTGTTGAGTGTGTACTCACATGACGTCCAGCAAAGACTAATTCTCAAAAAAAATTGAAGGTACAGGACTCCATCTGTGCGCTCGATACTGGTTGAATAGCCCGGCCATAGTTTGTCTACCTACAACAGACAAACCGGACAATAAATAGGCCACTGTTGTCAGGGTACTAGCTGGTGTCTGCTCCTTGATGTTAAAGTGTAACTTAGTACTAACTGATGTTTTTCAAGAATTACTGCGTTCTCTGCGTCATAATGATTTCGTACAACCAGCTTCAGTCCAATCATTTTCATTACCCTTTAACAAAAGAACAACGAATCATGTTATTTCATTGAAACATTCTTAAAGTGTTAAAGAGTTAAATTTTCTAAAGCAGTAAAATCTTCGTCATCTGGATTTTGATTTGTATTTCCTCATTATCAGTTCagaaataaaagtgcaaatgaaAGTGCAAATAAAAGGGCATCCAATATTATGTTTAGTAATGTCACAGCCTTCATAGGAAATCAGTCACCTCCATATACAACTTTAAATCAACTAACAGTAACAACTgcctttaaataatttcaaattataTGACAATACAACAGTTCTTTCAAAGCTGAGCTTTAAACTAAGATTTATTAGAAAGGTTGGTTTGAGTGAAAATATTCTGACCCTTTTGATTTGTAGGCATGGTTGAGAGCCCCCAGCTTATTCAGTATCAAATACTATGTGAGCAGGAAATTCATTTGTGTTCTGATAAAAGTGTGGTGTGTGGTGGTGTGTGGCAAGTGAGAACTTTGCGTTGAAATTTGtgcaaaagaagaaacaaaccgAAAAAAGCAGCTATGTCCAAGATTTAAAGGTGAGGACAACACAGTCTGTGTAGAGTCCACAGAGATAAATTaaggtaaaataattttattaaacaacccTACGTTCgggtaaagctgtagttactgtaggtccACCTCAGTTGTGATGTCAATGGTCGTCAATACCAGAGCAGTTATAAGAGATGAACACTGTTAAAACCACTAAAATATCGACTAACGAGATCAACTTAATCAGTCACATATCAGAGGCAGGCTCTTCAGCAGATAATCTTCTGCAGTAATTTCTGACTTCTATaagcaaagaaataaatgcCAAATTGGCTGACATCTATAAAAGATTATATATTGATGTAATAACTACAAAGATAAATACAGGTAAAGAATTAACATGGTTTGAATACTGGTGTTTAACACAGGAAATATAATAAACTGTTATGGTGAAAGAAAATGGGATTAATCACAGGTGCTAACGTGCTGAAAGGTTAAATTCAGATCATATTTATAAGCATTTCAGAGCATCAGCCTTTCTTAGAACTTAAGGTTTTCAGGACCAAAAGGGAGAGTCCATCCTTGCAGGACACTGTCAGAGCTTCCCCACACTCTTACTTACTTAGCAAAAGATAAACTTGGCTTTAAGAAAATTCTAACTAAGAATGACTCACTTTACTCAAAGgttaccaaaaaaataaataaaccaaggGAAAATAATTAGACAGATGACGAGGTGAGTTAGGGTCCAGTCTAAACTGAAGTTAACTTTGTGATTTCAAGTTTGACCAGATCAAACCTGATTAAATTACTTCTGGAAACGTATTATTCAGATTTCAAGAAACCTATGATGTGAGTCCAtacagatgctgtttttttttttaccaaattaaAGTCAATCTCTTccttttttatggttttacatGAAGGTAAaaccatttgcatttacatgtaACATGACAAACTTTGAGTCTTTGCTCATAGAGAAAGTTGATTTAAGCTTTCCAACACATGATCTAAGAAAGGAGAGGGTTTGCTCCCCTTCCTCTGGGAGATAGGTTAAAGGTCAGTTTGTCACTTTGAGCAGTAATCTGTCCCTGCAGCCCTGAGTTTTTAACTTCTCCCCATAAAAGAAAATTGGGGCT
This window of the Channa argus isolate prfri chromosome 11, Channa argus male v1.0, whole genome shotgun sequence genome carries:
- the LOC137136206 gene encoding dynein regulatory complex subunit 4-like, which gives rise to MIETNKAQRRWHISKKHLEETKARIREKLWLKQDAQRRQLAEVQECQQKLIQLETSQHNVICELKLDTIAKTSKTQKEYVESEVELQGKTHLLQVDKREKQSCTGILMRNLKQKQDNELTELKESYKQRASEMEANYDQKVEIMVNEYRTKSISEIQQIDLRMKHLEFEKKKLKQLNSRIATAVQKNKHLRESLQTMEEVSKKSYQELVDKRRSMAQTLKRDKNITVRILEESRDLSFKQQQLESEYAQVEQDYEELKRKHTEATLAKQQKSELRALVLKRQVKAMEEIKERDQLKLWVALAFGQGDKTATENIKELFESKDTTNKDLKDDFYQELQELRALCISKDSSDQKEALGLKPAGADSAQ